One window of the Emcibacter sp. genome contains the following:
- a CDS encoding FecR family protein: protein MSIVEDMDMDLDLEDQARRWYQRLQEDAGNDDLRDAFLAWYEKDERHREIYEEVASFWLDIDEIIDSDMQHADIENDLVEFDRSWDSAGTAEVHVTDITAIREAGDKVANIDFHRSGRTQNKNFLSGNFARLAAAIAVLVSLSVIFYGYSRYLPEGTYRTDVGEQARFELADGSSIFMNTDSLVREEYSENLRKVVLLRGEAIFDVEKDPSRPFVVETNHGAARAVGTSFSVYERRDKVEVVVIEGTVAMHHNEDLRELMHTTDKQDQEKVLVTAGQKVFAYDGRVGAVSQATELDLDRLYFSQQGKIIFRGQPLSEIVREMARYTNKKIIITDATIKQMKMGGAFDIDDFDAFINAVEDAFPVKVIRVTPFVTFITEA, encoded by the coding sequence TATGGATATGGATTTGGACCTGGAAGATCAGGCGCGGCGGTGGTATCAGCGCCTGCAGGAGGACGCCGGCAACGATGACCTCCGTGACGCTTTCCTGGCCTGGTATGAAAAAGACGAGCGTCACCGGGAAATATATGAAGAGGTGGCGTCTTTCTGGCTGGATATCGACGAAATTATTGATAGCGATATGCAGCATGCGGATATAGAAAATGATCTTGTTGAGTTCGATAGATCCTGGGATTCTGCCGGGACGGCAGAGGTTCATGTAACCGATATTACGGCGATACGGGAGGCCGGCGACAAAGTGGCCAATATCGATTTTCACAGGTCCGGCCGGACGCAAAATAAAAACTTTCTGTCTGGGAATTTTGCCCGGCTTGCCGCTGCGATTGCTGTCCTTGTCAGTCTGTCGGTGATTTTCTATGGTTACAGCAGGTATCTTCCGGAGGGCACCTACCGCACAGATGTGGGCGAACAGGCGCGGTTTGAGCTTGCTGACGGTTCCAGTATTTTTATGAATACAGACAGTCTGGTGCGAGAGGAATATTCTGAAAACCTGAGGAAGGTCGTACTGCTCAGGGGTGAGGCCATCTTTGACGTGGAAAAAGACCCGTCCCGTCCCTTTGTCGTGGAAACAAACCATGGGGCAGCCCGGGCGGTAGGGACATCATTCAGCGTCTATGAGCGTCGTGACAAGGTCGAGGTTGTAGTCATTGAGGGAACGGTTGCGATGCATCACAATGAAGACCTGAGGGAACTGATGCATACGACTGATAAGCAGGATCAGGAGAAGGTTCTTGTCACTGCCGGCCAGAAGGTTTTTGCCTATGATGGGCGGGTTGGTGCCGTAAGCCAGGCAACTGAACTGGATCTGGACCGATTGTATTTTTCACAACAGGGCAAGATCATCTTCAGGGGGCAGCCGCTGTCGGAAATCGTTCGGGAAATGGCACGCTATACGAACAAAAAAATAATCATAACGGATGCGACCATAAAACAGATGAAGATGGGAGGTGCCTTCGATATTGACGATTTTGATGCCTTTATAAATGCGGTTGAAGATGCTTTTCCCGTCAAGGTAATAAGGGTTACGCCATTTGTAACCTTTATTACGGAAGCCTGA
- a CDS encoding argininosuccinate synthase, whose product MTDKINKVVLAYSGGLDTSIILKWLQDTYNCEVVTFTADLGQGEELEPARKKAEMFGCKEIYIEDLREEFVRDYVFPMFRANALYEGVYLLGTSIARPLIAKRQIEIAKAVGAEAVCHGATGKGNDQVRFELGYYALNPDIKVIAPWREWDLNSRTKLIDYAEKHQIPISKDKRGEAPFSVDANLLHTSSEGKALEDPWEEAPEYVYNRIVSPEEAPDTPTYIEIEFKNGDAVAVDGEKMSPATLLTRLNELGGANGIGRLDLLENRFVGMKSRGIYETPGGTILLTAHRGMESITLDRGAMHLKDELMPRYAELIYNGFWFSPEREMLQALIDKSQQHVEGTVRLKLYKGSVTLVGRKSPKSLYSMEHVTFEEDQVYNQRDAEGFIKLNALRLRLQKQRGDVDVPPSYE is encoded by the coding sequence ATGACTGATAAAATCAACAAAGTGGTTCTTGCCTATTCCGGCGGCCTGGATACCTCCATTATCCTGAAATGGCTGCAGGATACCTACAATTGCGAAGTGGTGACCTTCACGGCCGACCTTGGCCAGGGAGAAGAGCTCGAACCTGCCCGCAAGAAAGCGGAAATGTTCGGCTGCAAGGAAATCTATATCGAGGACCTGCGTGAAGAATTTGTCCGTGACTATGTATTCCCCATGTTCCGGGCCAATGCGCTTTATGAAGGGGTATACCTGCTGGGCACCTCCATCGCCCGGCCGCTGATTGCCAAGCGCCAGATTGAAATTGCCAAAGCCGTGGGGGCCGAGGCGGTCTGTCACGGCGCCACCGGTAAAGGCAATGACCAGGTCCGGTTTGAGCTTGGTTATTATGCCCTGAACCCGGACATCAAGGTCATCGCCCCCTGGCGGGAATGGGATCTCAACAGCCGGACCAAGCTGATCGATTATGCGGAAAAGCACCAGATTCCCATCTCCAAGGACAAGCGCGGTGAAGCGCCGTTCTCTGTTGATGCCAACCTGCTGCATACCTCAAGCGAGGGCAAGGCCCTGGAGGATCCGTGGGAAGAGGCGCCCGAGTATGTCTATAACCGCATTGTGTCCCCGGAAGAAGCACCTGACACGCCGACCTATATCGAGATCGAGTTTAAAAACGGTGATGCGGTGGCCGTTGACGGCGAGAAAATGTCTCCGGCGACCCTGCTGACCAGACTGAACGAACTGGGCGGTGCCAACGGCATCGGTCGCCTCGACCTGCTGGAAAACCGTTTTGTCGGTATGAAAAGCCGCGGTATTTATGAAACACCTGGTGGCACCATCCTGCTGACGGCACACCGGGGCATGGAAAGCATCACCCTGGACCGGGGCGCCATGCATTTGAAAGATGAACTGATGCCGCGCTATGCGGAACTGATTTATAACGGTTTCTGGTTCTCGCCGGAGCGCGAGATGCTTCAGGCCCTGATCGACAAGTCGCAGCAGCATGTGGAAGGCACAGTGCGTCTGAAGCTCTACAAGGGCAGTGTGACGCTGGTCGGCCGCAAGTCGCCCAAGTCGCTTTACAGCATGGAGCATGTGACTTTCGAGGAAGACCAGGTTTACAATCAACGCGATGCGGAAGGCTTTATCAAGCTCAACGCCCTGCGCCTGCGTTTGCAGAAACAGCGCGGCGATGTGGATGTGCCGCCATCCTATGAATAA
- a CDS encoding TonB-dependent receptor: protein MGNEFYACAGRLLRTLTILSVGLLFHAPSAFPAEPSGQQIDFSIDRQSLAEALLTFARVTGEQIIFPYDIANKYTATPLRGKLNATEALTLLLQETPLRTYRNPDGTIIIRFDVARDRELRLKDLQLEKEKHQEARNIALDDMISSLGEQEEAIEKKLLEELVITGSQLARQEVTTANPLSIVDSEMISTTGTVNVENAINRFSQVVPGLTAHSNNPGNGTVTVDLRGLGPTRTLVLVNGRRFAPSDQEGVVDLNAIPTILLDQVEIVTGGTSAVYGSGAISGVVNFILKDDFEGLLVDSQYKVSGQGDADKWNWDIVYGQSLKAGEGNIYFHLGYLNRSSLLQEDRDFSKYALSDYFIVDGSEDDRFGYGTPLASTLGGVPGLIRQGSSAIPGALVFGAPANGFYPGLQTFTPDGESIPYDGITDSYNFAPDNYLQVPQDRWMMTSGANYKLADGVDFFLQTLFVHNTVGTEIAPTPGFMSDVVIPVNNPFLNEEGRLGLQGLDWYGTGHIMQARSSGGELLFDAQGSAIQARQALDLIYNDQGILISANPLWNSDGTPVAAVGIPEAGSSGHLLFEGDGLASIPLLARRFTETGPRRIENKRNTFNIVLGTDIELSDQLVLSASYNHSNYTHDELRLNDISGVRLRNALNIIELDGEYVCASEKARDEGCVPANVFGEGNISQEAGDYISVDTTNRTEYTRKIASVQLNGELDSLLPDAISFLLGVDWREESSSLSVDEALASNEPLGFNLVEALSGKYSVTGIFGEINIPVLRRETHGHDLEVSGAFRLSDFSTSGRADSYAAGIFWSPMESLAIRGQYQRAVRTPNITELFAGRFEVFEDAADPCAAGHAESYPDIAGLCEATGVPLGQTGKFEQISVQIRSIYGGNENLKEEYSDTISVGFVFEPAFLENTQLTVDYYDIKIHDMIDVLAGGTENILNLCYRNGDINSSYCQSIHRLEGGHLDYINALMFNEGEAWTSGVDIQLFHFKELNGGLFSGADMLDIYFQGSYVFTYKLYPADGIEGYDCAGYFGAHCGDPHPRFRFTQMTTWTSGPLSLALRWRFLSKVKEGAVLSGANPEDLAVPSIPAESYFDLYLKYYMTDEITLRAGVDNVFNNVPRHVGTSQQQANTFPNFYDVLGPYFYFGVEARF, encoded by the coding sequence TTGGGCAACGAATTTTATGCATGTGCCGGACGGCTTTTGAGAACATTGACGATATTGTCAGTGGGCTTGCTCTTTCATGCGCCTTCTGCATTTCCCGCTGAACCCTCCGGGCAGCAAATCGATTTTTCCATCGACCGCCAAAGCTTGGCCGAGGCCCTGCTGACTTTCGCCCGTGTCACCGGTGAACAAATCATTTTTCCCTATGATATTGCAAACAAATATACGGCAACGCCGCTTCGGGGAAAACTCAATGCAACTGAGGCTCTGACGTTACTGTTGCAGGAGACACCCCTGCGGACATATCGAAATCCTGACGGGACCATTATCATCCGCTTTGATGTGGCAAGGGACCGGGAATTGCGGTTAAAGGATCTGCAGCTTGAGAAGGAAAAACATCAGGAAGCGAGAAATATTGCGCTCGATGATATGATTAGCTCCCTGGGTGAGCAAGAAGAAGCTATCGAGAAAAAATTGCTGGAGGAACTGGTCATAACAGGGTCACAGCTGGCGCGTCAGGAAGTGACAACAGCAAATCCGCTTTCGATTGTGGATTCAGAGATGATTTCCACAACAGGTACGGTTAATGTGGAAAATGCTATAAATAGATTTTCGCAGGTTGTGCCGGGCCTGACCGCCCATTCCAATAATCCCGGCAATGGCACGGTTACGGTTGACTTGCGTGGCCTGGGGCCGACCAGAACGCTTGTCCTGGTTAACGGTCGCCGATTTGCGCCCAGCGACCAGGAGGGGGTGGTCGATCTGAATGCCATTCCCACTATTCTGCTTGATCAGGTAGAGATTGTAACGGGCGGAACTTCTGCGGTATATGGGTCCGGGGCAATATCCGGTGTTGTCAATTTTATCCTGAAAGATGATTTTGAAGGACTTCTTGTCGACAGTCAGTACAAGGTTTCCGGTCAGGGCGATGCGGATAAATGGAACTGGGACATAGTCTATGGCCAGAGCCTCAAAGCTGGCGAGGGAAATATTTATTTTCACCTTGGTTACCTTAACCGGAGTTCCCTGCTGCAGGAGGATCGTGACTTTTCAAAATATGCACTTTCTGACTATTTTATTGTGGACGGAAGCGAGGACGACAGATTTGGTTACGGGACACCGCTTGCTTCCACACTTGGCGGTGTGCCCGGGTTGATCAGGCAGGGAAGTTCGGCAATCCCGGGGGCATTGGTTTTTGGTGCCCCGGCAAACGGTTTCTACCCCGGATTACAGACTTTTACGCCCGATGGCGAAAGTATTCCCTACGACGGTATTACAGATTCTTATAATTTTGCGCCGGATAATTATCTCCAGGTTCCGCAGGACCGATGGATGATGACATCAGGCGCCAACTACAAACTTGCTGACGGAGTGGATTTCTTTCTACAGACATTGTTTGTCCACAACACAGTGGGTACGGAGATCGCTCCAACACCGGGATTTATGTCAGATGTCGTGATTCCAGTGAACAATCCCTTTCTGAATGAAGAGGGAAGGTTGGGATTGCAGGGCCTCGACTGGTACGGAACCGGACACATCATGCAGGCTCGTAGCAGCGGGGGGGAATTACTATTTGATGCCCAGGGCAGCGCGATACAGGCGCGTCAGGCGCTAGACCTCATATACAATGACCAGGGAATACTGATATCTGCAAATCCTTTATGGAACTCTGATGGCACGCCGGTAGCGGCAGTCGGCATTCCGGAAGCCGGGAGCTCTGGACATCTTCTGTTTGAAGGTGATGGCCTTGCCAGTATCCCCTTACTTGCCCGGCGGTTTACGGAAACCGGCCCACGTCGTATCGAAAACAAGCGAAACACATTCAATATTGTGTTGGGAACGGATATTGAGCTGTCCGACCAACTTGTCCTGTCGGCCAGTTACAATCACAGCAACTATACACATGATGAGTTGCGTCTGAATGACATTTCCGGCGTGCGCCTCAGAAACGCATTGAACATCATAGAGCTGGATGGGGAATATGTTTGTGCCAGTGAAAAGGCGAGAGACGAAGGCTGCGTGCCGGCAAATGTGTTTGGGGAAGGAAATATATCTCAGGAAGCTGGCGACTATATCAGCGTAGATACAACAAATCGCACCGAATATACGCGCAAGATCGCCTCGGTCCAGTTGAACGGGGAACTGGACAGTCTGCTGCCTGATGCAATCAGCTTTCTACTGGGGGTGGACTGGCGCGAGGAGAGCAGCAGTCTGAGCGTTGATGAGGCTCTGGCCAGCAACGAACCCCTTGGATTTAATCTGGTAGAGGCATTGAGCGGCAAATACAGCGTCACCGGAATCTTTGGGGAAATAAATATCCCTGTTTTGAGGCGTGAAACCCATGGTCACGACCTGGAAGTATCCGGGGCGTTCCGATTATCGGATTTTTCGACATCGGGCAGGGCGGATTCCTATGCAGCGGGGATTTTCTGGTCTCCGATGGAGAGCCTCGCGATCCGTGGACAATATCAGCGTGCTGTCAGAACACCCAACATAACTGAACTTTTTGCTGGCCGGTTTGAGGTTTTTGAAGATGCGGCCGACCCCTGTGCCGCCGGTCATGCCGAATCCTATCCTGACATTGCCGGCCTGTGTGAAGCAACCGGTGTCCCGCTGGGACAAACCGGGAAATTTGAGCAGATCAGTGTACAAATTCGCAGCATTTACGGGGGGAATGAGAATCTCAAAGAAGAATATTCTGATACCATTTCCGTTGGTTTTGTGTTTGAGCCCGCTTTTTTGGAGAACACACAGTTAACCGTGGATTATTACGACATAAAAATACATGACATGATTGATGTCTTGGCCGGGGGAACAGAGAATATTCTGAACCTTTGTTACCGGAATGGCGATATTAACAGTAGCTATTGTCAGTCTATTCACAGGCTTGAAGGCGGTCATCTGGATTACATCAATGCACTTATGTTCAATGAGGGGGAAGCATGGACATCAGGCGTAGATATACAACTGTTTCATTTTAAGGAACTAAACGGCGGACTATTCAGTGGCGCTGATATGCTGGATATATATTTTCAGGGGTCTTATGTTTTTACATACAAGCTATATCCTGCAGACGGTATTGAAGGGTATGATTGTGCCGGTTATTTTGGGGCCCACTGTGGGGACCCTCATCCGCGGTTTCGTTTCACCCAGATGACCACCTGGACCAGCGGACCTCTGAGCCTAGCATTGAGATGGCGGTTCTTGAGCAAGGTTAAGGAAGGTGCGGTGCTGAGCGGTGCCAATCCGGAGGATCTGGCGGTGCCGTCGATCCCGGCGGAAAGTTATTTCGATCTCTATCTGAAATATTATATGACTGACGAGATTACGCTGCGGGCCGGTGTGGATAATGTCTTCAATAATGTACCCAGACATGTGGGGACAAGCCAGCAACAGGCCAATACTTTCCCCAATTTTTATGATGTTCTCGGGCCCTATTTCTATTTCGGGGTGGAAGCCCGCTTCTAG